The nucleotide window CCCGGGAGGTGTCGGTCTCGGCCTCGGCATGCCGCCGCTCGACATAGGAGACGACGCCCTCGAACTTGGCGTTGTAGGACCGCTCGCGACCGTAGCGGTTCTTGTAGCTGACGTGGACCTGCCCGTCCACCCCGTACAACAGCAGCTTCTTGGCCCGCGCGGGTAGCTCGCTCCACGGCGCACTGGTGCTGAACTTCGCGTCCTTGGCCAACGCCTCGATCAACCGGCCGAAGTAGTCGGCCACGTGCATCCCGGTCCACGGCGCGATCGCACCCTCGTCCAGGCTCTTGTCCGGATCCGGCACCACCAGCTCCGGATCGACCTCCATCTTGGTGCCGATGCCGGAACACTCCGGGCAGGCCCCCCACGGGGCGTTGAAGGAGAACTGCCGCGGCTCCAACTCCTCGACCGAGATGTCGTGGTCGTTGGGGCAGGCCATCTTCTCCGAGTAGCGCCGCTCCCGATCCGGGTCCTTGGGGTCGAGATCGACGAAGTCGACCGACACCACCCCGGGGGCCAGCGCCAACGCGGTCTCCACCGAATCGGTCAGCCGCTGCTTGGCCGACGGTTTGGCGGCCAACCGGTCGACGATCACGTCGATGTTGTGCTTCTTCTGCTTGTCCAGGGTCGGCGGATCGGTCAGTTGGTGCAGCTCGCCGTCCACCCGGATCCGGCTGAAGCCGCCGGTCGCCAACTGCCGGAACAGGTCGACATACTCCCCCTTGCGCCCACGCACGACGGGCGCCAACACCTGGAACCGGGTGCCGTCCTCCAGTCCGAGCAGCCGGTCCACGATCTGCTGTGGCGACTGCCGGCTGATCGGCTCGCCACAGATCGGACAGTGCGGGTGACCTGCCCGGGCGTAGAGCAGGCGAAGGTAGTCGTACACCTCGGTGATGGTGCCGACGGTGGACCTCGGGTTGCGGTTGGTCGACTTCTGGTCGATCGACACCGCCGGCGACAGGCCCTCGATGAAGTCCACGTCCGGTTTGTCCATCTGTCCGAGGAACTGCCGGGCGTAGGCGGACAGCGACTCGACGTAGCGCCGCTGCCCCTCGGCGAAGATGGTGTCGAAGGCGAGGCTGGACTTGCCGGACCCGGAGAGCCCGGTGAACACGATCATCGCGTCTCGGGGTAGGTCCAGCGAGACGTCGCGCAGATTATGCTCGCGGGCACCGCGGATGATGAGTCGATCAGTCACGACGGCCATGCTAGGGCGAGCCTCCGACAGAACATCTTTCCGCGTCTGCCGGCGGCCGGATCGGGGCTGAGGACCGGCCGATTGCCTGCTCGACTGCCGGCATTAGGTTGGTGGCATGAGTGAGCGGCCAACCCCAGACCAGCCCGCACCACGGCACGCCGCCGAGGCCGCCGACGACGCAGTAGGCGGCGAGACCGACGTTCGATCGCTGCTGGCCGGCGCCCATCGGCGGCTGCTCGGCGACACCATCGCGGTTTCCGACCCCGACTGGAAGGCGCCGTCGAAGCTGCCGGGCTGGAGCCGCGCCCAGGTGGCCACCCACATCGCCCGGCACGCCGACGCGATCTATCGGCTCGCAGACTGGGCGCTGACCGGCGTCGAGCAGGAGATGTATCCGAACAACCGCGATGCCGAGATCGATGCCGGCGCGGATCGGACCGGCCTGGAGATCCAGACCGATCTGGACACCAGTGCCGGCCGGCTGGAAGAGCAGCTGGAGAAGCTGGCCGAGGCCGACGCCTGGGACCGGACGGTACGGTTCCGCGACGGCAGCACGGCGGCCGCCACGTTGCTGCCGAACGGGCGGCTGTGCGAGGTGCTCGTCCACCATCTTGATCTTGATCTCGGCGTCGGGGTCGCCGACCTCGATCAGGCTGCGGCCGAAGCGGCCTTGGCCTGGGCCGCGTTCCGGCAGTCGCATCGGCCGGGCTACCCGTCGCTGAAGTTGATCACCGACTCCGGTGCGGTGATCACGATCGGCGATGTTGATCATGACCCGTTGGCGGTACGGGGGCCGGCGAATCTGTTGCTGGGTTGGCTTACTCAGCGGTCCGGGACGGACGGGTTGACCGGTGCCGTCGACGATCTGCCGTCCTTCGGGTGAACGTCCGGTGAGGTGAGAGTGATGCCAGGGTTGGGACACGTGGAGCCGGGCGGGCATCCACTCGTGCAGGGTCTGTCCGCCGCGATGACCATGATCAAGATGTCGGTCGGACCGATGGACAACAACAGCTATCTGCTCCAGGTCCGGTCCGGCGAGACCCTGCTGATCGACGCCGCGAACGACGCCGACCGACTCGTCGCGATGGCCGGTGAGCACCCACCGGAGATGATCATCACCACCCACCGGCACCAAGATCATTGGCAGGCGCTGGCGGTGCTGGCCAACCGGTGGCATCCGGATCTGTACGCCGGAACCCCTGACCTGCAAGCGATCCAGCGCGATGCCGACGTCGACGACGTACAGGGTCTGTGGGACGGCGACCAGCTCAAGCTGGCCGACGAGTACGTGGAGATCATCGGGTTGGTCGGCCACACTCCGGGCTCGATCGTGATCATCTACCGCGGCGACGTCACCCACCTGTTCACCGGTGACGGGCTGTTCCCCGGGGGAGTCGGCGCAACTCGTACACCCGAGGACTTCCGGTCGCTGCTGGCCGACGTGGAGAACAAGATCTTCAACATCTACGACGACGACACGGTGATCCATCCCGGACACGGCGACGACACCACGGTCGGCCGGGAACGTCCGCACCTGGAGGAGTGGCGAAACCGAGGCTGGTGAGGCAGCTCAGGCCAGCGGGGCCAGCAACTCCAGCGCGAGCTTGCGGGCCGCTCTGCTTCTCACTGCCTGGCTACCCCGCAACGACAGCGGGTTGTCCTCCACCGAGGCCATCAGCAACGCACCGAACGCCAACGGCGGCCTCAGGGCGTCCTCGGCCGACGGGCGGTCACCGGCGAGAAGGGTGACCAGTCTCGGCACCAGGTCGGTGAAGTCCATGTCGGCACCTTCCCGCGCCATCACCGTCGGGTTGGCCTGACCGAACCGCATCACCAGCGCGGCGTCGCTGTCGAAGAGCTGCTGGATCCTGTCGACGAAACCCTCCAACCGAGCCATCCCTGCAGGCTGCTCCGGGTACCAGTCGAGAATCGCCCCGATCTGCTCCCAGTAACCGGCGAACGCCACCCGGACGATGTCGTCCTTGGTCCGGAAGTGGTAGTACAGCGCGGCCTTGGTCACCCCGACCTGCTCGGCGATCTCCCGCAGCGAGGTCTTGTCGTAGCCCTGCTCGATGAACAATCTCATCGCGGTGGTCAGAATCTCCGACCTGGTCTGTGACGGCTTCCTCGGCATCCGGACCTCGCTCTCGCTCCGAAACGATTCTTCTGCTCCCCTCAGGAATCCTACTTGACGCCCGGCTAGCAAACTGTTTACCTGTCGTACGGCAAGTTTCCTAGCCGTACGACAAGTAAGCTACGGAGTGATGAGATGACCGTTGCACCACCGCGGACGCCGAGCCCCCGGACACGTTCCGGACCGCACCTCGGATTGATCATGATCAGCCTGATCCTCGCTCTGGTTCCGCTCCAACTGGATGGGCTGGTCGCCGCCACGGCGGCGCCGACCATCGCCGGTGAGCTGGGCGGATTCGGCCAGATCGCGTGGATCGCCACCACCTACCTGCTCACCATGGCCGTCGGCACGATCACGGCCGGTCGGATCGGCGACATGTTCGGCCGCAAGACGACCCTGCTCACCGCGCTGTTGATCTTCCTCGCGGGTTCGGCGGCCGCGGGACTGGCCGGCTCGATGGCGTGGCTGATCACCGCTCGAGCAATCCAAGGGCTCGGCGGCGGGATGGTCCTGACCACCCTGATGGCGGTGATCGCAGACGTCGCACCGCCGGACAAGCGATCCCGCTATCAGAGCGTGATGGGCGCGGTCGCGCCGATTTCCATGATCATCGGTCCGTGGATCGGCGGGCTGGTCACCGAACATCTCGGCTGGCGATGGATCTTTCTCCTCAACCTCCCGCTGGTCACCATTGCCGTGATCGGCGTGGCGATCCTGCTGAAGCTGCCCAGCCGCAGAACGGGTGGACGAGTCGACATCGGCGGCCTGACCGCGCTGTCCATCGCCAGCACGGCCATCGTGCTGGCGATGACCTGGGGCGGACACCAGTACGCCTGGGACTCGCCGCAGGTGATCGGCGCCGCCGTCGTCGGACTGCTCGCCCTGTTGGCGTTGCTGATCATCGAGCGCCGAACCGCACATCCGGTGATGCCGCCACAACTGTTCGGCAACCGCGCCGTGCTGGTCAGCATGGTGATCATGTTCCTGAGCACCGGCGCGATCATGATGGCTGCGATGAACTACCTGCCGATCTTCCTCCAACTGGTGCAGGGACAGTCCGCCTCCAACAGCGGCCTGTTGCTGTTGCCGATGCTGCTGTCGGCCATTGCGGTGTCCATGATCACGGGCCTGTTCACCACCCAACCGGGGCGCTTCCGTCCCGCCCTGATCATCGGTACTTCTGTGCTGGCAGTGGCGTGTGGGCTGCTGGCGACGATGGACACCGGCACGTCCAGCTGGTTGACCGGCGCCTACATGGCACTGGTCGGGGTCGGACTCGGCATGCTCTTCCAGACACCCCTGGTGCTGATCCAGAACGCGTCGCCGGCAGGCGAGGTCGGCGCGGCCACCGGATCGGCCATGTTCCTGCGGACGATCGGCGGATCGATCGGCGTCGGTGCGCTCGGCTCGTTGTTCACCGGCACCCTCGCCGGCCACCTGACCGACCACGGCGCGGCCGCCGGTAGGACCGATCCGGCCGCGCTGACGCCCGCCCAGGTGCACGGCCTGCCGGATCAACTGCAACAGCTGATCGCCCAGGCGACCGCGGCCGGAACCTCGGCGATGTTCTGGGCTGCGTGCGCCGCAGCGGTGGTCGCCGTCGTCGCCGCCCTGCTGGTGCCGCGACTGGTCGGCGGACACCAGCAGCGGGCGGACGAGAAGTTGATCAAGGTCGAGGCCGATCAGGGTTGATCAACATCCTCCTGTCGGACGGCCGACAGGATCAGCAGGCGCTCTCGGCCGCCGGTTCGGCCGCCGGCGGTGTGATCGGGTGGGCCGCCGACATCGACCGGCCCCAGTGCCGCTGGCTGCCGACGCTGGCCACACAACAGATGGCGACCGCGAGCGCGGCACCGCCGAACGACCAGCCGACACCGTGAGCGTCGATCAGCATCCCGGCCAGCGCGGTCCCGACGGCGGCGCCGACCTGATTGACCGAGGACAGCATCGACTGTGCCTCGTTCAGCCGGTTGGTCGGCGTCAGGTGGTCGACCAACCCCTGCATCATGATCAAACTCGGCGCGATGGTCAGCCCGGTGCAGAACAGCAACGGCAACAGCAGCCACAGCGACGGCCGGCCGGTGCCGACCAGGAGCGCGATCGCGACCAACAGCGTCGCGAACCCGCCGGTGGTCAGCATCAGTGCGCGGCGTTCGGAGATCGGCCAGTTGCGGGAGCCGAAGATCAGACCTCCGACGGAGCTGCCGCCGGCGATCGCCATGAACAGGATGCCGACCCGGTCGGTGCCGCCGAGCAGCTCGCCGGCGGTGCCAGCCATCGAGGTGTCCAACTGGCCAAACCCCGTACTCAACGCCAGCATCACCACCAGCACCGCGGCCACTCCGGGCACCGTGATCGCCGAACGGTGATGCCGCACACCGGGATGGCCGAGCACCGTCGGCGGGTGGATGCCCGGACGAGACCGCCGCGCCGCCGAGGTCCGGCAGTAGCCGACGCCGCCGACCGCCATGCAACCGGCCGCCACCAGCACCGGCACCATCGGCGAGGTCAATGCCAGCAGCAACGAGAGCAGCAGCGGTCCGAGCACGAACAGCAACTCGACCGCGGTCGCGTCCAGCGCGAACGCGACCCGCCGCGAGGCCGGATTGGGGAAGATCACCCGCCAGGCCGAGCGGATCGCCGGGCTGAGCGGCGGGAACGCGAAACCGGCCAGTCCGGCCAGCACGATCAGCACCGGCAACGGCGCGCCGGCGACCGTGGCCACCGCGTCGACGGTCAGGAACAGTGCGGACACCAGCGAGGTCGGCAGCAGGGTACGGATCTGACCGAGCCGATCCATCAACCTGCCCCACAGCGGAGTGCCGATGGCACAACCGACCGCGAAGGCTCCGGTCACCACTCCTGCGACACCGTAGGCACCGCGTTCGGATTCGACCAGCAACAGCAGGCCCAGTGGGGCCATCGCGATGGCCAGCCGCCCCACCACGGCGGTCAGGAACGGGATCGCCGCCGGCCGGTATCGCAGAAGTCGCCCGTACGCCTTGAGCCCGGTGCCCAGCTCCGCGCCGAACGGCGCGTCGTCCCCCATCTTCGTCATCTCACCGAGAATCATCGCACCCCGGTCGGCGCCGACCAAAGCGACGCCCGATGGTTCAGCCGGCGGGCCGGACCGGCTCGGAATCGCTGTCCTGCTTGGACTTGACCAGGCTGGCGATGGTGGTGACCGCGAGCACCACGATGATCACCGACAGCGACAGCCAGATCGGGATCTCCAGCGAGAACGGGATGTGCAGCTTCTCGTCCAGGTGGTACTCGTGCATCGCGTGGAAGACCAGCTTGACGCCGATGAAGGCGAGGATGATCGACAGCCCGACGGACAGGTAGACCAGCCGCTTGAGCAGCCCGCCGATCAGGAAGTACAGCTGCCGCAATCCCATCAGGGCAAAGACGTTCGCGGTGAAGACCAGGTAGGGCTCCTGGGTCAGCCCGTAGATCGCCGGGATCGAATCGAGCGCGAACAGCAGGTCGGTGCTGCCGAGAGCGATGATCACGAAGAGCATCGGGGTGATCAGCCGCTTGCCCTGCTCGCGCACGGTCAGCTTCGTACCGTGGAACTCTTCGGTCGACGGCACCCGGCGCTTGACCAGCCGCATCAGCGGATTGTCCGGCGCCTCCTCGTCGTGATCGTCCTTGCGGTAGTCGAGGTAGAGCTTGACCGCGGTGTAGATCAGGAACGCGCCGAAGATGAAGAAGATCCAGTTGAACAGACTGATCAGGCCGGCGCCGAGCGCGATGAAGATGCCGCGGAAGAGCAGGGCAAGCAGAATGCCGATCATCAGCGCGAACTGCTGATACTGCCGGGGCACCTTCATCTTCGTCATGATGATCACGAAGATGAAGAGGTTGTCGATGGACAGGCTGTATTCGGTGAGCCAGCCGGCGAAGAACTGACCGGCGTAGTTGCCGCCGGAGACCATCCAGACGCCGAGGCCGAAGAGCACCGCCAGCCCGACGAAGACGCCGATCGC belongs to Microlunatus elymi and includes:
- a CDS encoding maleylpyruvate isomerase family mycothiol-dependent enzyme, whose translation is MSERPTPDQPAPRHAAEAADDAVGGETDVRSLLAGAHRRLLGDTIAVSDPDWKAPSKLPGWSRAQVATHIARHADAIYRLADWALTGVEQEMYPNNRDAEIDAGADRTGLEIQTDLDTSAGRLEEQLEKLAEADAWDRTVRFRDGSTAAATLLPNGRLCEVLVHHLDLDLGVGVADLDQAAAEAALAWAAFRQSHRPGYPSLKLITDSGAVITIGDVDHDPLAVRGPANLLLGWLTQRSGTDGLTGAVDDLPSFG
- a CDS encoding MBL fold metallo-hydrolase; translated protein: MPGLGHVEPGGHPLVQGLSAAMTMIKMSVGPMDNNSYLLQVRSGETLLIDAANDADRLVAMAGEHPPEMIITTHRHQDHWQALAVLANRWHPDLYAGTPDLQAIQRDADVDDVQGLWDGDQLKLADEYVEIIGLVGHTPGSIVIIYRGDVTHLFTGDGLFPGGVGATRTPEDFRSLLADVENKIFNIYDDDTVIHPGHGDDTTVGRERPHLEEWRNRGW
- a CDS encoding TetR/AcrR family transcriptional regulator; its protein translation is MRLFIEQGYDKTSLREIAEQVGVTKAALYYHFRTKDDIVRVAFAGYWEQIGAILDWYPEQPAGMARLEGFVDRIQQLFDSDAALVMRFGQANPTVMAREGADMDFTDLVPRLVTLLAGDRPSAEDALRPPLAFGALLMASVEDNPLSLRGSQAVRSRAARKLALELLAPLA
- a CDS encoding MFS transporter codes for the protein MISLILALVPLQLDGLVAATAAPTIAGELGGFGQIAWIATTYLLTMAVGTITAGRIGDMFGRKTTLLTALLIFLAGSAAAGLAGSMAWLITARAIQGLGGGMVLTTLMAVIADVAPPDKRSRYQSVMGAVAPISMIIGPWIGGLVTEHLGWRWIFLLNLPLVTIAVIGVAILLKLPSRRTGGRVDIGGLTALSIASTAIVLAMTWGGHQYAWDSPQVIGAAVVGLLALLALLIIERRTAHPVMPPQLFGNRAVLVSMVIMFLSTGAIMMAAMNYLPIFLQLVQGQSASNSGLLLLPMLLSAIAVSMITGLFTTQPGRFRPALIIGTSVLAVACGLLATMDTGTSSWLTGAYMALVGVGLGMLFQTPLVLIQNASPAGEVGAATGSAMFLRTIGGSIGVGALGSLFTGTLAGHLTDHGAAAGRTDPAALTPAQVHGLPDQLQQLIAQATAAGTSAMFWAACAAAVVAVVAALLVPRLVGGHQQRADEKLIKVEADQG
- a CDS encoding MFS transporter, translating into MTKMGDDAPFGAELGTGLKAYGRLLRYRPAAIPFLTAVVGRLAIAMAPLGLLLLVESERGAYGVAGVVTGAFAVGCAIGTPLWGRLMDRLGQIRTLLPTSLVSALFLTVDAVATVAGAPLPVLIVLAGLAGFAFPPLSPAIRSAWRVIFPNPASRRVAFALDATAVELLFVLGPLLLSLLLALTSPMVPVLVAAGCMAVGGVGYCRTSAARRSRPGIHPPTVLGHPGVRHHRSAITVPGVAAVLVVMLALSTGFGQLDTSMAGTAGELLGGTDRVGILFMAIAGGSSVGGLIFGSRNWPISERRALMLTTGGFATLLVAIALLVGTGRPSLWLLLPLLFCTGLTIAPSLIMMQGLVDHLTPTNRLNEAQSMLSSVNQVGAAVGTALAGMLIDAHGVGWSFGGAALAVAICCVASVGSQRHWGRSMSAAHPITPPAAEPAAESAC
- a CDS encoding TerC family protein; protein product: MDVHIYTWVITVAVMVLILGFDVFIIGRRPHEPSMKEAGLAIGVFVGLAVLFGLGVWMVSGGNYAGQFFAGWLTEYSLSIDNLFIFVIIMTKMKVPRQYQQFALMIGILLALLFRGIFIALGAGLISLFNWIFFIFGAFLIYTAVKLYLDYRKDDHDEEAPDNPLMRLVKRRVPSTEEFHGTKLTVREQGKRLITPMLFVIIALGSTDLLFALDSIPAIYGLTQEPYLVFTANVFALMGLRQLYFLIGGLLKRLVYLSVGLSIILAFIGVKLVFHAMHEYHLDEKLHIPFSLEIPIWLSLSVIIVVLAVTTIASLVKSKQDSDSEPVRPAG